From Candidatus Desulfofervidus auxilii, a single genomic window includes:
- a CDS encoding YraN family protein produces MKFWKFGKTKIGTEGEILAKKFLQKKGYKIIATNYKNKLGEIDIIALEKDTLVFVEVKTRTTKRFGLAKEAVNKHKQKQIIKVAMCYLKTLNEKNLKVRFDVIAINLKNKEIEHIHNAFTL; encoded by the coding sequence ATGAAATTTTGGAAGTTTGGCAAGACTAAAATAGGCACAGAAGGGGAAATATTAGCCAAGAAATTTTTGCAGAAAAAAGGGTATAAAATTATTGCTACTAATTATAAAAACAAATTAGGTGAAATTGACATAATTGCTTTAGAAAAAGATACCCTTGTATTTGTAGAAGTAAAAACAAGGACTACCAAACGATTTGGTTTAGCTAAAGAAGCAGTAAATAAACATAAACAAAAACAAATTATAAAAGTAGCAATGTGTTATTTAAAAACACTTAATGAGAAAAATTTAAAAGTAAGATTCGATGTTATAGCTATAAATCTTAAAAATAAAGAGATAGAACATATTCATAATGCATTCACTCTCTAA